The following nucleotide sequence is from Scleropages formosus chromosome 4, fSclFor1.1, whole genome shotgun sequence.
GGAAAAATTCCAGTTCATTACAGCACAATGGTCCAAAACAGCGGAAGCACACACAATTGTGAGTATGAAAGCAAGACCACAGAGGGTCAAACCTCAACTAAGGGTGAACGCatagttcccacaatgcagtacTTCTCATGGTCTCTCTTACACAACCACTTGGTACAATTTCCAAAAGTGCTCTCAGTTTATAAATCCACACCAAATGTTAGGGCTGGACTAGATGTAAgactgaattaatgaaaatgcagaCAGATTAAGGATAAGCGGTATTAATAATCACAGACTGGATAAGTATAAAACCATGTATAAGGAGATCGAATTACAGGGGATGTATTTACTAGGTAATTAAAATTCTGTCCCAGGCTTTGTGACCATCTTTGAAAGCAAAGTCACTTGCAGCTCTAAGAGATCTCTCAATGATAGTTTCAAATAAGTGAGAACTCAGTGATCTTAAGATGATGTACTGGATTCATCTGTGCTTACCTTGCTCGGAGCTAAGAACTATTTTGGACATCATGGATCTCAGAACTGGTGCTGGCATGATGGAGAAGACCAGGGGCACCCTCACTGCAAATCAGTTGGCAACATCTCTATCAAACACTTAACACCAGAGGTAACATCTACATAGATCGCATCAAAGATGTTCTGAAGGTTCTGATGTGACTGATGAAATCAGAAATGACTGCTCAGGTACTTCTTTTCTTACCCAGGAACATGAGCAGGGTTGTCTTGGCGAAAGCAGCCATGACCAGGCCAGCAACAGTAGACAGGAGGCCGAGGAGGACAATGTAAGCATCATGCAGGCAGAGTGAGAGGATGTAAACTCCGGCAAAGCTTGTCATGTAGACTGCAGCAGAAAGTGCTGAGCCATAGCCCACCAGCACTTCATTCCAACACAGTGGCATGTTGAGCTCATACAAAATGAAGATGGACATGCCACCCTGGTTGGCCACCTTGTAAAACCCAAAAGCCAGTAGAATGATGGATAGCAAGATGCTTCTCTGCCGGCTGGAGGTCGCAAAGAGGAGGTACACGCCCTGGAGGCGTCCACGCAGGTCCTCCATGTGAGACCGCTGGCAGGAGTCATTGGAAGGGGCAGAGATAGGTGGCACCACTACAGTCTCCTGGAGGATGCAGAGCACATATCCTAGGTTCGTGAGGTGTAGTAAGCCTGCAGTTAGAAAGGGCCAGGTGAATCCAGCTGTTTGGATAAAGAAGCCTGAGCAGAGGGATGCCAAGCCCGACAGTGCACCCAGGATCATATCCAGCACTGCCATATGCACTGTCTTCTTTCCACCTTCCTCGGCTTGGCCGCAGCGGTCTGCCACATAGGCGAAGCAGCCCCCCACTAGTGAGAAGGGGCCCCCCAGGACACCTGACACAAAGGCAGCGCCCAGCAAAAATTTGAGGCTCAATGAAAAGCGGCTCACCACAGTATAGGTGAGGGCAAAGACAACCTCCCCAGCCAGTGGGGGGATGATGGCTACCTTGCGACCATGGTGGTCGCTGTAGGAGACAAGAGGCAGGGAGATGATGAGGCTGGGGAGCATAATGCAGAGCTCGCTGTACAGGAAAAAAAGCGATGCCTCCCGTTGCACCTCCTGAGGGCAAAGAAAGAATCAGACCAAGAAAGTAAGAATGTGCCGTAAAACTAGCAAAGACTTTGTTAAATTCtttccaaataaaacaaaagctttcCTTATCAGGCGTAGCTTAAACAAAGttatctgaaaacatttacatttgcattcatttatttaggagacgcttttctccaaaccgccGTACATCtcaaatacaatacaaaaaaaatacaatttgtgcattaggaACTTGAAATACATATGAAATTAACTGGTGTTATTCAAAGTGGGCTAACCAGCTCgcaattttgtcattttcaccaCCATATGTTTTTAAGTGCCAGTGAAATAGTTACTCAAAGTACAGTTAAACAGGTAACCAAACGTACAACCTCACATTAATTATCCccacaactgtacattttacaagtACAACTATTTAACCACTGTGGTATCTGTTAACTAG
It contains:
- the slc46a3 gene encoding solute carrier family 46 member 3; the protein is MKRLHVIEPVVGMFAFALFMTYPVVQQYVYRRLWEQLTSSPYPSDLNFSHCVVDNSTLSRQHEEVQREASLFFLYSELCIMLPSLIISLPLVSYSDHHGRKVAIIPPLAGEVVFALTYTVVSRFSLSLKFLLGAAFVSGVLGGPFSLVGGCFAYVADRCGQAEEGGKKTVHMAVLDMILGALSGLASLCSGFFIQTAGFTWPFLTAGLLHLTNLGYVLCILQETVVVPPISAPSNDSCQRSHMEDLRGRLQGVYLLFATSSRQRSILLSIILLAFGFYKVANQGGMSIFILYELNMPLCWNEVLVGYGSALSAAVYMTSFAGVYILSLCLHDAYIVLLGLLSTVAGLVMAAFAKTTLLMFLVRVPLVFSIMPAPVLRSMMSKIVLSSEQGAMFACVAFVEMLSIGAAFTVFSSTYAASASWFSGFSFLLASALTLIPMVLISWVLCLHLDVTDEIHGLTSEETESAQETLQMSS